A genomic segment from Anabas testudineus chromosome 6, fAnaTes1.2, whole genome shotgun sequence encodes:
- the shisal1b gene encoding protein shisa-like-1a isoform X2, with the protein MTITSRQSFNVLTVIFLLLSTAALSAHYRVCEPYLDHKGRYHFGFHCPRLSDNKTYMFCCHHNNTAFKYCCNETEFQMVMQINLTTTSDGYAHNNYTALVGVWIYGFFVMVLLALDFLYYSAINYELCRVYLEKWGLGGRWLKKARSQWHKSMPEESEVQAQAQPMVPSHYQPRHSLRGESHSPTLLPYNTSTA; encoded by the exons ATGACTATCACCAGCCGGCAGTCCTTCAATGTCCTGACAGTCATCTTCCTCCTGCTGTCCACTGCAG CCCTCTCAGCTCATTACAGGGTGTGTGAACCCTACCTCGACCACAAGGGGCGTTACCACTTTGGCTTTCATTGTCCACGCCTCTCAGACAACAAAACCTACATGTTCTGCTGTCACCACAACAACACCGCCTTCAAATACTGCTGTAACGAGACTGAGTTCCAGATGGTCATGCAGATCAACCTCACCACCACCTCAGATGGATATGCACACAA TAATTATACAGCCCTGGTTGGCGTGTGGATCTATGGCTTCTTTGTCATGGTACTGCTGGCCCTGGACTTCCTCTACTACTCAGCCATAAACTACGAGTTGTGTCGAGTCTACCTGGAGAAATGGGGTCTGGGAGGACGCTGGCTGAAGAAGGCTCGAAGTCAGTGGCACAAGTCAATGCCAGAGGAGAGCGAAGTCCAGGCTCAAGCCCAGCCCATGGTCCCCAGCCACTACCAGCCTCGACACAGCCTCCGAGGAGAGAGCCACAGCCCCACTCTCCTGCCCTACAACACATCCACCGCATG A
- the shisal1b gene encoding protein shisa-like-1a isoform X1 encodes MTITSRQSFNVLTVIFLLLSTAALSAHYRVCEPYLDHKGRYHFGFHCPRLSDNKTYMFCCHHNNTAFKYCCNETEFQMVMQINLTTTSDGYAHNNYTALVGVWIYGFFVMVLLALDFLYYSAINYELCRVYLEKWGLGGRWLKKARSQWHKSMPEESEVQAQAQPMVPSHYQPRHSLRGESHSPTLLPYNTSTAW; translated from the exons ATGACTATCACCAGCCGGCAGTCCTTCAATGTCCTGACAGTCATCTTCCTCCTGCTGTCCACTGCAG CCCTCTCAGCTCATTACAGGGTGTGTGAACCCTACCTCGACCACAAGGGGCGTTACCACTTTGGCTTTCATTGTCCACGCCTCTCAGACAACAAAACCTACATGTTCTGCTGTCACCACAACAACACCGCCTTCAAATACTGCTGTAACGAGACTGAGTTCCAGATGGTCATGCAGATCAACCTCACCACCACCTCAGATGGATATGCACACAA TAATTATACAGCCCTGGTTGGCGTGTGGATCTATGGCTTCTTTGTCATGGTACTGCTGGCCCTGGACTTCCTCTACTACTCAGCCATAAACTACGAGTTGTGTCGAGTCTACCTGGAGAAATGGGGTCTGGGAGGACGCTGGCTGAAGAAGGCTCGAAGTCAGTGGCACAAGTCAATGCCAGAGGAGAGCGAAGTCCAGGCTCAAGCCCAGCCCATGGTCCCCAGCCACTACCAGCCTCGACACAGCCTCCGAGGAGAGAGCCACAGCCCCACTCTCCTGCCCTACAACACATCCACCGCATGGTGA